Proteins co-encoded in one Sulfurovum xiamenensis genomic window:
- the tpx gene encoding thiol peroxidase yields MATVTFKNDIVCNLAGTEINVGDTAPVTTVVNCDPMLQDETIGGEGKVQLVIAVPSLDTGVCDAETRRFNTEAAGLDGVEVITVSMDLPFAAARWCGAAGIDNIKVCSDFRNKDFANNYGVLLADGPLAGIMARVIFVIGKDGKVAYKQVVPEITEEPNYEEALAAAKAAC; encoded by the coding sequence ATGGCAACAGTAACATTTAAAAACGACATCGTATGTAATCTAGCAGGTACAGAAATCAATGTAGGTGACACAGCACCTGTAACTACAGTAGTAAACTGTGATCCAATGCTTCAAGATGAAACAATCGGTGGTGAAGGTAAAGTGCAATTGGTCATTGCTGTACCATCACTTGACACAGGTGTATGTGATGCAGAGACTAGAAGATTCAACACTGAAGCTGCTGGTCTTGACGGTGTAGAAGTGATTACAGTCTCTATGGACCTTCCATTTGCTGCAGCTAGATGGTGTGGTGCTGCAGGGATCGATAACATTAAAGTATGTTCAGACTTTAGAAACAAAGATTTTGCTAACAATTATGGTGTTCTTTTGGCAGATGGTCCTTTAGCGGGTATCATGGCGAGAGTGATCTTTGTTATCGGTAAAGATGGTAAAGTTGCGTATAAGCAAGTGGTTCCGGAAATTACAGAAGAGCCTAACTACGAAGAAGCATTAGCAGCAGCTAAGGCAGCTTGTTAA